AAGATCCGCGGATGAACCCCGGGAGTTTCGGGCTGCTGTTCATTCGCGGTCATTCGTGTCGACCCCCGGTGGGCAGTTGCTTGCTGGGACGGCAATCACCTTTCCCGCACGAAGCGCGCGTCAGGCCAGCGCGCTTGCCAGTCGTCGCACCCCGTCCGCCAGCGTCGGCCCGTCGTAGTGCGCGAAACTCAATCGTATGTGCTGCTCGAGCCCGCCGCCGCTGCTGAACCTCGTGCCCAAGTGAAAGACCACGCCACCTGACCTCGCGACGGGCAGGAGCTCCGCCGCCGAGTACCCCGCCGGCAGCTGTGCCCACACGAAGTAGCCGCCCGTGGGTTCGACGAACGTCACGGCTGGCAGCAGCTCGCGTAGCGCGCGGCAGAGCACCGCCGATCGCTGGGCGTACACGCCTCGTAGGCCGTCGAGCACCGTATCGGCCAGTCCAAGATCGAGCATGCTCCGCATGGCGCCCGACACGAACGGACTCAACCCGCCGCCGCTTTGCACGACGCCCGATTGCGTGATGGTGTGCAGAACGGCAGGCGCGCCCTGCATCCACCCGAGCCGCAGCCCGGGAGCGCAAATCTTGGAGAATGAGCCGATCGAGAGTACGCGCGCCGTGTGCACGTAGGCCGCGAGCGGCGGCGGTGGTCGGGTGCCGAAGTCGAGCAGCTGATAGACCTCGTCGGCGACGACGAGCAGGTCGTGCGTCCGACTGACGGCCATGAGCTGCTCGCGTCGAGCCGCCGACATCGTGGTCCCGGACGGATTCTGGAACGACGGAATGGTGTAGAGAAACGCGGGGCGGTGCTGCACCAGTGCATACTGCAGGGCATCGATCCGGATGCCATCCCCGTCGATGGGAATGCCGACCACCTGCA
The DNA window shown above is from Gemmatimonas sp. and carries:
- a CDS encoding PLP-dependent aminotransferase family protein, translating into MSRPGRCRPAAVRRGRGRCGISRLARAVPEPAIRPAGDGGGAGVSAGASQALDLVCTRFTRPGDTIFVEEPTYFLALNIFRDHGLQVVGIPIDGDGIRIDALQYALVQHRPAFLYTIPSFQNPSGTTMSAARREQLMAVSRTHDLLVVADEVYQLLDFGTRPPPPLAAYVHTARVLSIGSFSKICAPGLRLGWMQGAPAVLHTITQSGVVQSGGGLSPFVSGAMRSMLDLGLADTVLDGLRGVYAQRSAVLCRALRELLPAVTFVEPTGGYFVWAQLPAGYSAAELLPVARSGGVVFHLGTRFSSGGGLEQHIRLSFAHYDGPTLADGVRRLASALA